The proteins below are encoded in one region of Methylobacillus flagellatus KT:
- a CDS encoding alginate export family protein — MQSNSRFTMRQVCYGSLLGLALASAGPAQAEEVLSDYTFMDAVKAGKNLTSFRLRYEHVEQDGNAPSGRPLKDANGVTLRSLVGWQTAPYRNFSVTGQIIDVSKFQDDFNDSTNGTLINSISNQPGKLDYAKIVDPDDTDINQLYVDWTGIKNNRLRIGRQQINLDNVRFIGDIAFRQVMQVFDGVTLLNKSLPNTEIYVGHIERVKQITTKLRSDGALEIVNLKYRISPTESLTGYGYFSSFDDLGFGRAWFGNAAGTGGIAAGKNGNINQEADQGHKTLGVRLDGAHAFTPDWKGLYTVEYAKQTDYSGGDSRIDAHYYKLGGGAAYGNFSLRADQELLSSNNGRYGFQTPFGTNHLFQGWVDKFLTTPPEGIQDTFITATYKIGDFQFFADYHVIKSDDRFNTVGGGFGDQYGTEWNAAVTYHVNAHLMTKLEYGKYSEKDQYTALPGNNAAGRVRDTEKLWLTMMYTF; from the coding sequence ATGCAAAGTAATTCCAGATTCACGATGCGTCAAGTCTGTTATGGCAGCCTGTTGGGATTGGCACTCGCCTCCGCCGGACCGGCGCAAGCGGAAGAAGTCTTATCGGATTACACGTTCATGGATGCCGTCAAGGCCGGCAAGAACCTGACCAGCTTCCGGCTACGCTACGAACATGTGGAGCAGGACGGCAACGCGCCGAGCGGCCGCCCGCTCAAGGATGCCAATGGCGTGACCCTGCGCAGCCTGGTGGGCTGGCAAACCGCGCCATACCGAAATTTCAGCGTTACCGGGCAGATCATCGACGTCAGCAAGTTCCAGGACGACTTCAATGACAGCACCAATGGCACATTGATCAACAGCATCTCCAACCAGCCCGGGAAGCTCGACTACGCCAAGATTGTCGACCCGGACGATACCGACATCAATCAGTTGTACGTCGACTGGACCGGCATCAAGAACAACCGGCTACGTATCGGCCGCCAGCAGATCAACCTGGACAACGTTCGCTTCATCGGTGATATCGCCTTCCGCCAGGTCATGCAGGTGTTCGATGGCGTCACCTTGTTGAACAAGTCGCTGCCCAACACTGAAATCTATGTCGGCCATATCGAGCGCGTGAAACAGATCACCACCAAGCTGCGCTCCGACGGCGCACTCGAAATCGTCAACCTGAAATACCGTATCTCACCAACCGAATCCCTGACGGGCTACGGCTATTTCTCCAGTTTCGACGACCTCGGCTTCGGCCGCGCATGGTTTGGCAACGCGGCAGGAACGGGCGGCATTGCCGCCGGCAAGAACGGCAACATCAACCAGGAAGCCGACCAGGGCCACAAGACCCTGGGGGTTCGGCTGGACGGCGCACATGCGTTCACGCCCGACTGGAAAGGGCTCTACACGGTGGAATATGCCAAGCAGACCGATTACAGCGGCGGCGACTCCCGCATCGATGCCCATTACTACAAGCTGGGCGGCGGCGCGGCCTATGGCAACTTCTCGCTGCGCGCCGACCAGGAACTGCTGTCCAGCAACAATGGCCGCTATGGCTTCCAGACCCCGTTCGGCACCAACCACCTGTTCCAGGGCTGGGTGGACAAATTCCTGACCACCCCACCGGAAGGCATCCAGGATACATTCATCACGGCAACCTATAAGATCGGCGACTTCCAGTTTTTTGCCGATTATCACGTCATCAAGTCGGATGACCGCTTCAATACCGTGGGCGGGGGATTCGGCGATCAGTACGGGACGGAATGGAATGCCGCCGTCACCTATCACGTCAACGCACACCTGATGACCAAACTGGAGTACGGCAAGTATTCCGAGAAGGATCAATATACCGCCTTGCCAGGCAACAATGCCGCGGGCCGGGTGCGCGATACGGAAAAACTCTGGCTCACCATGATGTATACCTTCTGA
- a CDS encoding nitrate/nitrite transporter: MQKSFWQAGHKPTLFSAFLYFDLSFMVWVLLGPLAVQMAADLALTPAQKGMMVATPVLTGALLRLVMGVLVDQIQPKKAGLIGQLIVLAALAFAWLHGVHSYQQALLLGVFLGFAGASFAVALPLASRWYPPEHQGTALGIAGAGNSGTALAALFAPGLALAFGWHNVFGLALIPLGIALVVYMVFAKDAPNPPAGKSLSQYLAVLKDKDAWWFMFFYSVTFGGFVGMASSLTIYFNDQYGLDPVHAGYFTAACVFAGSFVRPIGGNLADRIGGIRTLSAMYILAAVFLFILSVGLGQQLAGLAIVVLAMISLGMGNGAVFQLVPQRFRKEIGVMTGLIGMAGGIGGFYLASSLGYSKQVTGSYQLGLAVFASLAVVALFGLTLVKKRWRTTWGSAAVTSARV; the protein is encoded by the coding sequence ATGCAAAAAAGTTTTTGGCAGGCAGGACACAAACCGACCCTGTTCTCCGCTTTCCTCTATTTCGACCTCAGCTTCATGGTCTGGGTACTGCTGGGTCCGCTCGCGGTACAAATGGCCGCCGATCTGGCCCTGACTCCCGCACAGAAAGGCATGATGGTGGCCACGCCGGTACTGACAGGCGCCCTGCTGCGCTTGGTCATGGGCGTACTGGTGGATCAGATCCAGCCGAAGAAGGCCGGGCTGATCGGCCAGTTGATCGTGCTGGCGGCCCTGGCCTTCGCCTGGCTGCATGGCGTCCACTCCTACCAGCAGGCATTGTTGCTGGGCGTGTTCCTGGGCTTTGCCGGCGCCTCGTTCGCCGTCGCCCTGCCGCTGGCTTCGCGCTGGTATCCGCCTGAGCACCAAGGCACCGCCCTGGGTATCGCCGGTGCGGGCAATTCCGGCACCGCCCTCGCCGCCCTGTTCGCCCCGGGCCTTGCGCTCGCATTCGGCTGGCATAACGTCTTCGGGTTGGCGTTGATCCCACTGGGCATCGCCTTGGTCGTCTACATGGTATTCGCCAAGGATGCGCCCAATCCGCCAGCGGGCAAGTCGCTGAGCCAGTACCTGGCCGTGCTCAAGGACAAGGATGCCTGGTGGTTCATGTTCTTCTATAGCGTCACCTTCGGCGGTTTCGTCGGCATGGCCTCCTCGCTCACGATCTACTTCAACGACCAGTATGGCCTGGACCCGGTGCATGCAGGCTATTTCACTGCGGCCTGCGTATTTGCCGGCTCTTTCGTCCGGCCTATCGGCGGCAACCTGGCTGACCGCATCGGCGGCATCCGCACGCTGAGCGCCATGTATATCCTGGCGGCGGTTTTCCTGTTCATTCTCAGTGTTGGCCTGGGCCAGCAACTGGCAGGGCTGGCCATCGTGGTATTGGCGATGATCTCACTTGGCATGGGCAACGGTGCAGTATTCCAGCTCGTACCCCAGCGTTTCCGCAAGGAAATCGGCGTGATGACCGGCCTGATCGGCATGGCAGGCGGCATTGGCGGCTTCTATCTGGCTTCCAGCCTGGGATATTCCAAGCAAGTCACCGGCAGCTACCAGCTCGGCCTGGCCGTATTCGCCAGCCTGGCAGTCGTCGCCCTGTTCGGCCTGACACTGGTCAAGAAGCGCTGGCGTACCACCTGGGGCTCTGCCGCTGTCACCAGCGCCAGGGTGTAG
- a CDS encoding ABC transporter ATP-binding protein, giving the protein MEKIIQERYVQLENIDMTFFTKKGTFEALKDVNISIREGEFISIIGHSGCGKSTVLNLIGGLLRPTQGNLFCAGREIAGPGPDRAIVFQNHSLLPWLTCAENVHLAVERVFGAKEGKAKLKQRTQDAITLVGLAHAADKRPNEISGGMKQRVGIARALAMEPKVLLLDEPFGALDALTRAHLQDELMGIMAQSGCTAVMVTHDVDEAVLLSDRIVMMTNGPAATVGEILEVDLERPRKRLQLAEDSRYNHLRSEVLKFLYERHARKAA; this is encoded by the coding sequence ATGGAAAAAATCATACAGGAACGCTACGTACAGCTCGAGAACATCGACATGACCTTCTTCACCAAAAAAGGCACATTCGAAGCGTTGAAGGACGTCAATATCAGCATCCGCGAAGGCGAATTCATTTCCATCATCGGCCACTCGGGCTGCGGCAAATCCACCGTGCTCAACCTGATCGGCGGCCTGCTGCGCCCGACGCAAGGCAACCTGTTCTGCGCCGGGCGCGAGATCGCCGGGCCGGGGCCGGATCGCGCCATCGTGTTCCAGAACCATTCACTGCTGCCATGGCTGACGTGCGCGGAAAACGTCCACCTGGCGGTGGAGCGTGTGTTCGGAGCCAAGGAAGGCAAGGCAAAACTCAAGCAACGCACCCAGGACGCCATCACGCTGGTAGGGCTGGCCCATGCCGCGGACAAGCGTCCGAATGAAATCTCCGGCGGCATGAAACAGCGTGTGGGCATTGCCCGCGCGCTGGCGATGGAGCCCAAGGTCTTGCTGCTGGACGAACCCTTCGGCGCGCTCGACGCCCTGACCCGGGCCCACCTGCAGGACGAACTGATGGGCATCATGGCCCAGTCCGGCTGCACCGCCGTCATGGTCACACACGATGTGGACGAAGCCGTGCTGCTGTCGGACCGCATCGTCATGATGACCAACGGCCCGGCCGCGACAGTCGGCGAAATCCTCGAAGTGGACCTGGAGCGCCCGCGCAAGCGGCTGCAACTGGCGGAGGACAGCCGGTACAACCACCTACGCAGCGAAGTGCTGAAATTCCTGTACGAACGGCACGCACGCAAGGCGGCTTGA
- a CDS encoding bifunctional protein-serine/threonine kinase/phosphatase, translating to MTLEFTTGSSSVTGQRERNEDFAGMVTPTGAVLDVKGAIFAVADGVSGNAGGREAAEMTVRSLLTDYYATPDTWEIPAALDKVIVAANRWVLAQASQHREMAGMATTLSLLVLRGQRYYSGHVGDSRLYRLRTGKLELLTTDHVWDRPDMRHVLKRAVGLDQQLSVDYAEGGIQAGDVYALMTDGVWAALEQAVIHHTLELYDHPQRSCDELTRLALAAGGSDNATVVVVRVVRPGEETLTDHLAAACQLALPPRLKTGDHLDDVEILERLHQSRTSLVYKVRHRHSGQLWVLKTLQPVLAEDHESCQALLNEEWLAKRVMSQYLPQVLPLDASQRSKLYYVMSWHEGATLDYRLQHGHHFTTAGITRIGIDMLRGLGALHRLHILHRDIKPANLHMGRDGRLRILDLGVASGGHQAQAAAMSNPGTPSFMAPELFEAGEAASVRSDLFAAGVTLYHLLTRQYPYGEIEPFQHPRFGEPVPPTRYRPDIPGWLENIILKAVARNPASRFETAEEMLLALEVGEIRPILPVQRTPLLARGRLQQWQWLTVCSLLVNIILVYLLCVS from the coding sequence GTGACACTGGAATTTACGACGGGGTCGAGCTCGGTCACCGGACAGCGTGAACGCAACGAAGACTTTGCGGGCATGGTGACCCCTACCGGCGCCGTCCTTGATGTCAAGGGTGCCATCTTTGCCGTGGCCGACGGCGTCAGTGGCAATGCCGGCGGGCGCGAAGCCGCTGAGATGACTGTACGCAGCCTGCTGACAGACTACTACGCCACCCCTGACACCTGGGAAATCCCGGCGGCACTGGACAAGGTGATCGTAGCCGCCAACCGCTGGGTGCTTGCGCAGGCATCCCAGCACCGCGAGATGGCGGGCATGGCAACGACGCTGTCACTGCTGGTATTGCGCGGCCAGCGCTATTATTCAGGACACGTGGGTGACAGCCGCCTATACCGCCTGCGCACCGGAAAACTGGAGCTGCTCACCACCGACCATGTCTGGGACAGGCCGGATATGCGCCACGTGCTCAAGCGCGCGGTAGGCCTGGACCAGCAGCTCAGCGTGGACTACGCGGAAGGCGGCATACAGGCCGGCGATGTCTACGCCTTGATGACCGATGGCGTGTGGGCTGCCCTGGAGCAAGCTGTCATCCACCACACTCTGGAACTGTACGACCATCCGCAGCGCAGCTGCGACGAACTCACACGCTTGGCGCTGGCGGCCGGCGGCAGCGATAACGCCACGGTAGTGGTGGTACGCGTGGTCAGGCCGGGCGAGGAAACGCTCACCGACCACCTGGCAGCAGCCTGCCAGCTCGCATTGCCGCCCAGGCTCAAGACTGGAGACCATCTCGATGATGTCGAGATCCTGGAACGCCTGCACCAATCCCGCACCAGCCTGGTATATAAAGTCAGGCACCGTCACAGCGGCCAGCTGTGGGTGCTGAAGACCCTGCAGCCTGTGCTGGCTGAGGACCACGAAAGTTGTCAGGCCCTGCTCAACGAGGAATGGCTCGCCAAGCGCGTCATGTCGCAATACCTGCCGCAGGTGCTGCCGCTCGATGCCAGCCAGCGCAGCAAGCTCTATTACGTCATGAGCTGGCACGAGGGGGCGACCCTGGACTATCGCCTGCAGCACGGGCACCACTTCACGACGGCCGGCATCACGCGCATCGGCATAGACATGCTGCGCGGGCTCGGTGCCCTGCACCGGCTGCATATCCTGCACCGCGACATCAAGCCCGCCAACCTGCACATGGGCAGGGACGGCCGCTTGCGCATCCTCGATCTCGGCGTGGCCTCCGGCGGTCACCAGGCGCAGGCGGCGGCGATGTCCAACCCCGGCACCCCCAGCTTCATGGCCCCGGAATTGTTCGAGGCCGGGGAAGCGGCCTCCGTGCGCAGCGACCTTTTTGCGGCAGGCGTCACGCTCTACCATCTGCTGACACGCCAATACCCTTACGGCGAGATCGAGCCGTTCCAGCACCCGCGCTTCGGCGAACCCGTGCCGCCCACCCGCTACCGCCCCGACATTCCCGGTTGGCTGGAAAACATCATCCTCAAGGCCGTGGCGCGTAACCCGGCCTCCCGCTTTGAGACTGCGGAGGAAATGCTGCTGGCGCTGGAAGTCGGCGAAATCCGCCCCATCCTGCCCGTGCAGCGCACTCCGCTGCTCGCGCGTGGGCGACTGCAGCAATGGCAGTGGCTGACGGTATGCTCGCTTCTGGTCAACATCATCCTGGTCTACCTGCTGTGCGTCTCTTGA
- the ntrB gene encoding nitrate ABC transporter permease: MSSVSINKEDIKTIMKSDQTIVKQTTAAKPAATRPGVLALKSRAFFEWMLPPVSGLLLLLAVWTLISHQSPNLPGPASTWHAATALFSDPFYVNDPNDQGIGWNILASLQRVALGFGLAALVGIPLGFVIGRFQFISRMAAPVIGILRPVSPLAWLPIGLLVFKAADPAAIWVIFISAIWPMIINTAVGVSKVPQDYMNVARVLNLSEWKIITKILFPFVLPYMMTGVRLSIGVAWLVIVAAEMLTGGVGIGFWVWDEWNNLNVEHIIIAIFVVGIVGLLLEVALTSIAQRFSYE; encoded by the coding sequence ATGAGCTCAGTCAGTATCAACAAGGAAGACATCAAAACCATCATGAAAAGCGATCAAACCATCGTCAAACAGACAACCGCCGCCAAACCGGCGGCAACCCGTCCCGGCGTCCTGGCCTTGAAGTCGCGCGCATTCTTCGAATGGATGCTGCCGCCCGTGTCCGGCCTGTTGCTGCTGCTTGCCGTCTGGACGCTGATTTCACACCAATCCCCCAACCTGCCGGGCCCGGCTTCCACCTGGCACGCGGCAACGGCGCTGTTCAGTGATCCGTTTTACGTCAACGACCCCAATGACCAGGGCATAGGCTGGAACATTCTCGCCTCGCTGCAACGCGTCGCGCTAGGCTTCGGCCTCGCAGCCCTGGTCGGCATCCCGCTGGGATTCGTCATCGGCAGGTTCCAGTTCATCTCGCGCATGGCCGCTCCCGTGATCGGCATCCTGCGCCCGGTGTCCCCCCTGGCCTGGCTGCCGATCGGCCTGCTGGTGTTCAAAGCCGCTGATCCTGCTGCCATCTGGGTGATCTTCATTTCCGCCATCTGGCCGATGATCATCAATACAGCGGTAGGTGTTTCCAAGGTGCCGCAGGACTACATGAATGTCGCCCGCGTGCTCAATCTGTCGGAATGGAAGATCATCACCAAGATCCTGTTCCCCTTCGTCCTGCCCTACATGATGACCGGTGTGCGCCTGTCCATCGGCGTGGCATGGCTGGTGATCGTCGCTGCAGAAATGCTTACCGGCGGCGTCGGTATCGGCTTCTGGGTCTGGGATGAATGGAACAACCTCAACGTCGAGCACATCATCATCGCCATCTTCGTGGTGGGCATCGTCGGCCTGCTGCTGGAAGTGGCGCTCACCTCCATTGCACAACGTTTCAGCTACGAATAA
- a CDS encoding type IV pili methyl-accepting chemotaxis transducer N-terminal domain-containing protein: MTMQSAIRQMNMRHSKPSADTAPPLGAETFGSLINLAGRQRMLSQRIILNTILASQGDQAAKATAQEALQLFTATHHDLVHGNQQLPGLFSLALQDAYLGDSKADARIRAFIEHAGQALQALDANTPSTVLIDRLGQYATPMVTILNQITQVYENEARQHASLHQKQQRDLMENIQRITKQAKIVSVNAKIIAARAGEAGKEFSVVASVLANITSELDELVLQAVKNGEYHP; this comes from the coding sequence ATGACCATGCAATCTGCCATACGCCAAATGAACATGCGCCACTCGAAGCCCTCCGCCGACACCGCCCCGCCGCTCGGTGCGGAAACGTTCGGCTCACTCATCAACCTTGCCGGCAGGCAACGCATGCTGTCGCAACGCATCATCCTCAATACCATCCTCGCCAGCCAGGGAGATCAGGCTGCCAAGGCCACTGCCCAGGAAGCCTTGCAACTATTTACCGCCACGCACCACGATCTCGTGCATGGCAACCAACAACTACCCGGCCTCTTCTCGCTGGCGCTGCAAGATGCATACCTCGGGGACAGCAAGGCTGACGCCCGCATCAGGGCATTTATCGAGCATGCCGGGCAGGCATTGCAGGCGCTTGATGCCAACACTCCATCGACCGTTTTGATCGACAGGCTGGGGCAATACGCGACCCCCATGGTGACCATCCTCAACCAGATCACCCAGGTGTACGAGAACGAAGCCCGGCAACATGCCAGCTTGCACCAGAAGCAGCAGCGGGACCTGATGGAAAACATCCAGCGCATCACCAAGCAGGCCAAGATCGTATCCGTGAATGCCAAGATCATCGCTGCCAGGGCTGGCGAGGCCGGAAAGGAGTTTTCCGTCGTGGCCAGCGTTCTGGCCAATATCACGAGCGAGCTTGACGAGCTGGTGCTGCAGGCGGTGAAGAACGGGGAATATCACCCATGA